In Pyxidicoccus xibeiensis, the following proteins share a genomic window:
- a CDS encoding group I truncated hemoglobin, with protein sequence MSNTADAVKSVYEQIGGAPAMAAAVEVFYRKVLSDDRISHFFEDVDMERQAAKQKAFLTMVTGGPSSYSGRDMRAGHAHLVKSGLNDVHFDAVAGHLKETLEELGVPAPLVARVLAIAESARADVLNR encoded by the coding sequence ATGAGCAACACGGCAGACGCGGTGAAGAGCGTGTACGAGCAGATTGGCGGGGCGCCGGCGATGGCGGCGGCGGTGGAGGTCTTCTATCGGAAGGTGCTGTCGGACGACCGCATCAGCCACTTCTTCGAGGACGTGGACATGGAGCGCCAGGCGGCGAAGCAGAAGGCGTTCCTGACGATGGTGACGGGCGGCCCCAGCAGCTACTCGGGCAGGGACATGCGTGCGGGCCATGCGCACCTGGTGAAGAGCGGGCTGAACGACGTGCACTTCGACGCGGTGGCGGGACACCTGAAGGAGACGCTGGAGGAGCTGGGCGTGCCGGCGCCGCTGGTGGCGAGGGTGCTGGCCATCGCGGAGAGCGCTCGCGCGGACGTGCTCAACCGCTAG
- a CDS encoding flavin reductase family protein, whose amino-acid sequence MNDLPKHRVIAPRILYFGTPVALLSTLQPDGTPNLSPLSSAWALDDRLVLGLGLLGQGLANLERTREAVVNLPSAALWPQVERLAPTTGRSPVPEEKRGMGYVFEPRKFERAGLTPLPSDTVAPPRVGECPLQLEAVLLDVRRSTVTPGQSEPGFAIVELRVTRVHAHDDITVPGTHHVDVARWQPLLYVFRHYTGTGPRLARNFRAET is encoded by the coding sequence ATGAACGACCTGCCGAAGCACCGCGTGATTGCTCCCCGCATCCTCTACTTCGGGACGCCGGTGGCGCTCTTGAGCACCCTCCAGCCGGATGGCACTCCCAACCTCTCGCCGCTGTCCTCCGCCTGGGCGCTGGATGACCGGCTGGTGCTCGGCCTGGGACTGCTGGGCCAGGGGCTCGCCAACCTGGAGCGCACCCGGGAGGCCGTGGTGAACCTGCCCTCCGCGGCGCTGTGGCCCCAGGTGGAGCGGCTGGCCCCGACGACGGGCCGCTCGCCCGTGCCCGAGGAGAAGCGCGGCATGGGCTACGTCTTCGAGCCGCGCAAGTTCGAGCGCGCGGGACTCACGCCGCTGCCCTCGGACACGGTGGCTCCGCCCCGCGTGGGCGAGTGCCCGCTCCAACTGGAGGCGGTGCTGCTCGACGTGCGCCGTTCCACCGTGACGCCCGGGCAGTCCGAGCCGGGCTTCGCCATCGTCGAGCTGCGCGTCACCCGCGTCCATGCGCACGACGACATCACCGTGCCCGGCACCCACCATGTGGACGTGGCCCGCTGGCAGCCCCTGCTCTACGTGTTCCGCCACTACACCGGCACCGGGCCCCGCCTCGCGCGCAACTTCCGAGCGGAGACCTGA
- a CDS encoding ArsR/SmtB family transcription factor, producing the protein MAHPLDLALVANLIGEPTRAGMLSRLLEGPARTAGELAREVGISPQTASGHLARLLEGGLVRVEVQGRHRYYRLAGPDVARALEALSLLTPTRAAPAVRVPSPLRFARTCYDHLAGQLGVDLADALERRGYLEASEETWVLTPTGERFITRLGVEAGPLSRGRRAFARRCLDWSERRAHVGGALGAALAERLFTLRWVARRPEGRGVRLTVEGRRGFEKELGLSWP; encoded by the coding sequence ATGGCCCACCCCCTCGACCTCGCGCTCGTTGCGAACCTCATCGGCGAGCCCACCCGCGCGGGCATGCTCTCGCGCCTCCTGGAGGGCCCCGCGCGGACCGCGGGCGAGCTCGCGCGCGAGGTGGGCATCTCTCCGCAGACGGCGAGCGGCCACCTGGCCCGGCTGCTGGAGGGTGGACTCGTGCGCGTGGAGGTGCAGGGCCGCCACCGCTACTACCGCCTCGCGGGCCCGGACGTGGCGCGCGCGCTGGAGGCCTTGAGCCTGCTGACGCCCACGCGCGCCGCGCCCGCCGTGCGCGTGCCCTCGCCGCTGCGCTTCGCGCGGACCTGCTACGACCACCTGGCGGGACAGCTCGGCGTGGACCTGGCGGACGCGCTGGAGCGGCGCGGCTACCTGGAGGCCTCCGAGGAGACGTGGGTGCTCACCCCGACGGGGGAGCGCTTCATCACCCGGCTGGGCGTGGAGGCGGGCCCCCTCTCACGGGGGCGCCGGGCCTTCGCGCGCCGCTGCCTGGACTGGAGCGAGCGCCGGGCCCACGTGGGTGGGGCCCTGGGCGCCGCGCTGGCGGAGCGGCTGTTCACCCTGCGCTGGGTGGCGCGCCGGCCGGAGGGCCGCGGGGTGCGGCTCACCGTGGAAGGCCGGCGCGGCTTCGAGAAGGAGCTGGGGCTGTCCTGGCCGTGA
- a CDS encoding F0F1 ATP synthase subunit epsilon: MAKLTVEIVTPEKRILSVQADEAVVPGGKGLFGVRPGHTPFLSLMEPGPLTLVDGGRRESYFVAGGFVEVGDDKVLVLADAAEPVTGIDVESARRRMAEAQERMKGLSSEDARFQLEAATVRREAARIGAAGMGRG, encoded by the coding sequence ATGGCCAAGCTGACCGTGGAGATTGTCACCCCTGAGAAGCGCATCCTGTCGGTGCAGGCCGACGAGGCCGTCGTCCCCGGCGGCAAGGGCCTGTTCGGCGTGCGCCCGGGCCACACCCCGTTCCTGTCGCTGATGGAGCCGGGCCCGCTGACGCTGGTGGATGGCGGCCGGCGCGAGTCCTACTTCGTCGCGGGCGGGTTCGTGGAGGTGGGCGACGACAAGGTGCTGGTGCTCGCCGACGCCGCCGAGCCGGTGACGGGCATCGACGTGGAGAGCGCCCGCCGCCGGATGGCCGAGGCGCAGGAGCGCATGAAGGGCCTGTCCTCCGAGGACGCGCGCTTCCAGCTCGAGGCCGCGACGGTGCGCCGCGAGGCCGCCCGCATCGGCGCCGCCGGCATGGGCCGCGGCTAG
- the atpD gene encoding F0F1 ATP synthase subunit beta, which produces MSAQVPTAGRVIQVLGPVVDVEFPPGGLPEVYTALKLTNPNLGAEADNLTLEVAQHLGENTVRTIAMDSTEGLGRGMAVRNTGAPIQVPVGKATLGRILNVTGEPVDEMGPVKAQEYWPIHRAPPPFVEMDVRVQMFETGIKVIDLLAPYTRGGKIGLFGGAGVGKTVLLQELIRNVAIERGGFSVFAGVGERTREGNDLYHEMQDTGVIKADNLEASQAVLVYGQMNEPPGARARVALSALTMAEYFRDVEGRDVLLFVDNIFRFTQAGSEVSALLGRIPSAVGYQPTLATEMGGLQERITSTTKGSITSVQAIYVPADDLTDPAPATAFAHLDATTVLNRAIAELAIFPAVDPLDSTSRILDPAVIGAEHYAVARKVQGILQRYKELQDIIAILGMDELSEDDKLVVARARKIQRFLSQPFFVAQVFTGKEGRYVKLQDTIQGFKEIAEGRHDDIPEGAFYMTGTISEVVENARKLAAS; this is translated from the coding sequence ATGAGCGCTCAAGTTCCGACGGCAGGCAGAGTCATCCAGGTTCTCGGCCCCGTGGTCGACGTCGAGTTCCCGCCCGGCGGGCTTCCCGAGGTCTACACGGCCCTGAAGCTCACCAACCCCAACCTGGGCGCCGAGGCGGACAACCTCACCCTCGAGGTGGCGCAGCACCTGGGCGAGAACACGGTGCGCACCATCGCCATGGACTCCACGGAGGGCCTGGGCCGCGGCATGGCCGTGCGCAACACGGGCGCCCCCATCCAGGTGCCGGTGGGCAAGGCCACCCTGGGCCGCATCCTCAACGTCACCGGTGAGCCGGTGGACGAGATGGGCCCGGTGAAGGCGCAGGAGTACTGGCCCATCCACCGCGCGCCCCCGCCGTTCGTCGAGATGGACGTGCGCGTGCAGATGTTCGAGACGGGCATCAAGGTCATCGACCTGCTCGCCCCCTACACCCGTGGCGGCAAGATTGGCCTGTTCGGCGGCGCCGGCGTGGGCAAGACGGTGCTCCTGCAGGAACTCATCCGCAACGTGGCCATCGAGCGCGGCGGCTTCTCCGTGTTCGCCGGCGTGGGCGAGCGCACCCGCGAGGGCAACGACCTGTACCACGAGATGCAGGACACGGGCGTCATCAAGGCCGACAACCTGGAGGCCTCGCAGGCCGTCCTCGTGTACGGCCAGATGAACGAGCCGCCCGGCGCCCGCGCCCGCGTGGCCCTGTCCGCGCTCACCATGGCCGAGTACTTCCGCGACGTGGAGGGCCGTGACGTGCTCCTCTTCGTGGACAACATCTTCCGCTTCACCCAGGCCGGCTCGGAAGTGTCCGCCCTCCTGGGCCGCATCCCCAGCGCCGTCGGTTATCAGCCCACGCTGGCCACGGAGATGGGCGGCCTGCAGGAGCGCATCACCTCCACCACCAAGGGCTCGATTACCTCGGTGCAGGCCATCTACGTGCCCGCCGACGACCTGACGGACCCGGCGCCCGCGACGGCCTTCGCCCACCTCGACGCGACGACGGTGCTCAACCGCGCCATCGCCGAGCTGGCCATCTTCCCCGCCGTGGACCCGCTGGACTCCACCAGCCGCATCCTCGACCCGGCCGTCATCGGCGCCGAGCACTACGCGGTGGCCCGCAAGGTCCAGGGCATCCTGCAGCGCTACAAGGAGCTGCAGGACATCATCGCCATCCTCGGCATGGACGAGCTGTCCGAGGACGACAAGCTGGTGGTGGCGCGCGCCCGCAAGATCCAGCGCTTCCTGTCGCAGCCGTTCTTCGTGGCCCAGGTCTTCACGGGCAAGGAAGGCCGCTACGTGAAGCTCCAGGACACCATCCAGGGCTTCAAGGAGATTGCCGAGGGCCGGCACGACGACATCCCCGAGGGCGCCTTCTACATGACGGGCACCATCTCCGAGGTCGTCGAGAACGCCCGGAAGCTCGCGGCGTCCTGA
- a CDS encoding prohibitin family protein: MKQRLVWAALALMCITGCACETVGSGHGGIGFDSFGSGTLREQFGEGLHVLRPGKSLIVYDLRVQEMKEELSVLSNNGLDIRVDASVRYRAEPTKLFELHTQTGPRYSDILVGPIVRSEARKVFGRYAPEEIYSTKREQIEKEIYDEVLRALEGKHVVVEAVLVRDVTLPQSIRDAIADKLAEEQRSQKMRFTLEKERQEADRKQIEAEGIAKYQGIVRQGLTEEYLRFKGIEATERLGQSTNAKIIVVGSPQSGLPLVYQTDGK; the protein is encoded by the coding sequence ATGAAGCAGCGACTGGTATGGGCGGCATTGGCACTGATGTGCATCACCGGCTGCGCCTGCGAGACGGTGGGCAGCGGGCACGGGGGCATCGGGTTCGACTCGTTCGGCAGCGGCACGCTGCGCGAGCAGTTCGGCGAGGGGCTGCACGTGCTGCGGCCGGGCAAGTCCCTCATCGTCTACGACCTGCGCGTCCAGGAGATGAAGGAGGAGCTGAGCGTGCTCTCCAACAACGGCCTGGACATCCGGGTGGACGCCAGCGTGCGCTACCGGGCCGAGCCCACGAAGCTCTTCGAGCTGCACACCCAGACGGGGCCCCGGTACTCGGACATCCTCGTGGGCCCCATCGTCCGCTCCGAGGCGCGCAAGGTCTTCGGCCGCTATGCGCCCGAGGAGATCTATTCGACCAAGCGCGAGCAGATCGAGAAGGAGATCTACGACGAGGTGCTCCGCGCACTGGAGGGCAAGCACGTGGTGGTGGAGGCCGTCCTGGTGCGGGACGTGACGCTCCCCCAGTCCATCCGGGATGCCATCGCCGACAAGCTGGCCGAGGAGCAACGGAGCCAGAAGATGCGCTTCACGCTGGAGAAGGAGCGCCAGGAGGCCGACCGCAAGCAGATCGAAGCGGAGGGCATCGCCAAGTACCAGGGCATCGTCCGGCAGGGGCTCACCGAGGAGTACCTGCGCTTCAAGGGCATTGAAGCCACGGAGCGGCTGGGCCAGAGCACCAACGCGAAAATCATCGTGGTGGGAAGCCCCCAGAGCGGCCTGCCGTTGGTCTACCAGACGGACGGCAAGTAA
- the atpG gene encoding ATP synthase F1 subunit gamma, translated as MASLRDIRKRIRSVKNTRQITKAMKMVSAAKLRKAQDAILAARPYATMLDQIISDLAARSGDENLTHPLLAARPVRKVELVLLTSDRGLAGGFNSNVIRRANRFLYENTAMERIQLSTVGRKGNDFFRNRGQAIRKDFGGLYQRLNYRAAADVAEELVASYLNGEVDAVHVVYNEFVTAITQKVTVAQLLPLQTLGPAQPAAPSEVATALVDFKYEPDRQAVLDRLVPQAVNIKLYRALLESVASEHGARMSAMENATSNASDMIGSLTLTYNRTRQAVITKELMEIVSGAEALK; from the coding sequence ATGGCGTCCCTTCGCGACATTCGCAAGCGCATCCGCTCGGTGAAGAACACGCGGCAGATCACCAAGGCCATGAAGATGGTCTCCGCCGCGAAGCTCCGGAAGGCGCAGGACGCCATCCTCGCCGCGCGTCCCTACGCGACCATGCTGGACCAGATCATCTCCGACCTGGCGGCGCGCTCGGGTGACGAGAACCTCACCCACCCGCTGCTCGCGGCCCGCCCGGTGCGCAAGGTGGAGCTGGTGCTGCTGACCTCGGACCGCGGCCTCGCGGGCGGCTTCAACTCCAACGTCATCCGCCGCGCCAACCGCTTCCTCTACGAGAACACCGCGATGGAGCGCATCCAGCTCTCCACGGTGGGCCGCAAGGGCAACGACTTCTTCCGCAACCGCGGCCAGGCCATCCGCAAGGACTTCGGCGGCCTGTACCAGCGGCTGAACTACCGCGCCGCCGCGGACGTGGCCGAGGAGCTGGTCGCCAGCTACCTCAATGGCGAGGTGGACGCCGTCCACGTCGTCTACAACGAGTTCGTCACCGCCATCACCCAGAAGGTCACCGTCGCGCAGCTCCTGCCGCTGCAGACGCTCGGCCCCGCGCAGCCGGCCGCCCCGTCCGAGGTCGCCACCGCCCTGGTGGACTTCAAGTACGAGCCGGACCGCCAGGCGGTGCTGGACCGGCTGGTGCCCCAGGCCGTCAACATCAAGCTCTACCGCGCCCTGCTGGAGAGCGTGGCCAGCGAGCACGGCGCCCGCATGAGCGCCATGGAGAACGCCACCTCCAACGCGTCGGACATGATCGGCAGCCTCACGCTGACCTACAACCGCACGCGCCAGGCCGTCATCACCAAGGAGCTGATGGAGATCGTCTCCGGCGCCGAGGCGCTCAAGTAG
- a CDS encoding response regulator encodes MSALSGPLLIVEDDADIREALQSYLEMQGYAVRAASNGKEALAHLEAPPRPSLIVLDMGMPVMDGHRVLTARKASEALARVPVIILSGGLTEMNPRDRAVYASSYDVAAFLKKPVEPRKLLEVIERHVPRSSGAQAGTSP; translated from the coding sequence ATGTCTGCCCTCAGCGGTCCCCTGCTCATCGTCGAGGACGACGCGGACATCCGGGAGGCGCTCCAGAGCTACCTGGAGATGCAGGGGTACGCGGTGCGCGCCGCGAGCAATGGCAAGGAGGCGCTGGCGCACCTGGAGGCGCCCCCGCGCCCCTCGCTCATCGTCCTGGACATGGGGATGCCCGTCATGGACGGCCACCGGGTGCTGACGGCGCGCAAGGCGAGCGAGGCGCTGGCGCGGGTGCCGGTCATCATCCTGTCGGGGGGCCTGACGGAGATGAACCCCCGGGACAGGGCCGTCTACGCGTCCAGCTATGACGTGGCGGCCTTCCTCAAGAAGCCGGTGGAGCCCCGGAAGCTGCTGGAGGTCATCGAGCGCCACGTGCCGAGGTCGTCCGGAGCCCAGGCAGGCACGTCGCCCTGA
- a CDS encoding SanA/YdcF family protein — translation MKPGGASRVWVRRGFIALVAGGLGLLVLSHLVRVSYEDRIVPLAQAPQAPVALVFGAGLARGAVPSPVLAQRLDAAVALWKQGSVSAVLVSGDQSQPFHHETRAMRRYLLERGVPERVVQEDQAGLSTYDSCLRAYTVFGAKRAVLVTQRFHLSRALFIANSVGIDAWGVAADEGRSTPWRYTVRETLSRVLALAMVLLEVEPVYPSGRAELPAP, via the coding sequence ATGAAGCCAGGCGGTGCGAGCAGGGTGTGGGTGCGCAGGGGCTTCATCGCCCTGGTCGCTGGCGGGTTGGGCCTGCTCGTCCTGTCACACCTCGTGCGAGTGAGCTACGAGGACCGCATCGTCCCCCTGGCGCAGGCACCCCAGGCCCCGGTGGCGCTCGTCTTCGGCGCGGGGCTGGCGCGGGGCGCGGTGCCGTCCCCGGTGCTCGCGCAGCGGCTGGACGCCGCCGTTGCCCTCTGGAAGCAGGGCTCGGTGAGCGCGGTGCTGGTGAGCGGGGACCAGTCGCAGCCGTTCCACCACGAGACGCGGGCCATGCGCCGCTACCTGCTGGAGCGCGGCGTGCCGGAGCGCGTGGTGCAGGAGGACCAGGCGGGGCTGTCCACCTACGACAGCTGCCTGCGGGCGTACACGGTGTTCGGCGCGAAGCGGGCGGTGCTCGTCACGCAGCGCTTCCACCTGTCCCGGGCGCTCTTCATCGCCAACTCGGTGGGCATCGACGCGTGGGGCGTGGCGGCGGACGAGGGGCGCTCGACACCCTGGCGGTACACGGTGCGCGAGACGCTGTCTCGCGTCCTGGCGCTGGCGATGGTGCTGCTGGAGGTGGAGCCCGTCTACCCCTCCGGTCGCGCGGAGCT